One stretch of Chitinophaga pendula DNA includes these proteins:
- a CDS encoding S41 family peptidase has protein sequence MSNNRKLNYFQPLLFAVVLALGMYLGYKMPGSQTGGGVILFNRGNRGALQEVMDLLKAKYVDTLQVASLQQEAIEGLLSHLDPHSVYIPPSHLQEVNEDLEGNFEGIGVEFNITADTVNIVAVLAGGPSETAGVQTGDKIIKVGDSLVAGNHITNERIRKFLRGPKDSEVKVTMLRQQKMVPITIKRGLIPLYSVDASYMATPEIGYIKISKFSATTFKEFLDAMRKLEQQGMKKLVIDLRQNPGGFLDAATRIADELLDDNKLILYTQGKSYPRTDYKCNRPGMFEKGGLAILTDEGSASASEILAGAVQDWDRGVIIGRRTFGKGLVQEQYDLSNGGALRLTVARYYIPSGRSIQKPYNEGREAYDEDIVNRFNHGEFLNKDSIKPTDTVPYKTAKGRIVYGGGGITPDIFIPFDTSRFSRAVSEMYTRNIFGNFAYQHYSTHKAEFSQYKNAETFNKQYQTTPATYNEFLSFARKDSVPNTDKLSARDEVEIKGRIKAMLARQLWRSEGFYEIINAEDPVMKRALQELQKQR, from the coding sequence ATGTCGAATAACAGGAAACTGAACTACTTTCAACCCTTATTGTTTGCCGTGGTGCTGGCATTGGGTATGTATTTAGGATACAAGATGCCCGGATCACAGACAGGAGGGGGTGTGATATTGTTTAACCGTGGTAACCGCGGGGCTTTGCAGGAGGTCATGGACCTGCTGAAGGCCAAATATGTAGATACCCTGCAGGTAGCGAGTTTGCAGCAGGAAGCCATTGAGGGATTATTAAGTCACCTGGACCCTCACTCGGTATATATTCCACCGTCCCATCTGCAGGAGGTGAATGAAGACCTGGAAGGTAATTTTGAAGGTATTGGTGTAGAGTTCAATATTACGGCAGATACCGTGAATATTGTTGCCGTGCTGGCGGGAGGGCCTTCCGAGACGGCGGGTGTACAGACTGGCGACAAGATCATTAAGGTAGGCGACTCGCTGGTGGCGGGCAATCATATTACGAATGAGCGTATCCGGAAGTTCCTGCGCGGACCGAAGGATTCGGAGGTGAAGGTAACCATGCTGCGTCAGCAGAAGATGGTGCCTATCACAATCAAACGGGGTTTGATCCCTTTGTATAGTGTGGATGCCAGTTATATGGCTACTCCGGAGATCGGCTATATCAAGATCAGTAAGTTTTCTGCTACTACGTTCAAAGAGTTCCTGGATGCCATGCGTAAGCTGGAGCAGCAGGGCATGAAGAAGCTGGTGATCGACCTGCGTCAGAATCCGGGCGGGTTCCTGGACGCAGCGACCCGTATTGCAGATGAGCTGCTGGACGACAATAAATTGATTCTTTATACGCAAGGGAAGAGTTATCCCCGTACGGACTATAAGTGTAATCGTCCTGGTATGTTTGAGAAAGGCGGTCTGGCGATTTTGACAGATGAGGGTTCTGCCTCTGCCAGTGAGATCCTGGCGGGAGCTGTGCAGGATTGGGACCGTGGTGTTATCATTGGCCGCCGGACCTTTGGGAAGGGGCTGGTACAGGAACAATACGACCTGAGTAATGGGGGTGCTTTACGCCTGACGGTAGCGCGTTATTACATTCCTTCCGGCAGAAGTATACAGAAACCTTATAACGAAGGACGGGAAGCTTATGATGAGGATATTGTAAACCGCTTCAACCACGGCGAGTTCTTAAATAAAGACAGTATCAAACCTACTGATACGGTGCCCTACAAGACAGCCAAAGGCCGTATCGTATATGGCGGTGGTGGTATTACTCCTGATATTTTTATTCCTTTTGATACTTCCCGTTTCTCCCGGGCAGTATCTGAGATGTATACACGTAATATTTTCGGCAATTTCGCTTATCAGCATTACAGCACACACAAAGCTGAATTCTCCCAGTATAAGAATGCGGAGACCTTCAATAAGCAGTACCAGACGACACCGGCGACATATAATGAATTCCTGTCTTTTGCCCGCAAGGACAGTGTGCCTAATACGGATAAGCTAAGTGCACGTGACGAGGTGGAGATCAAAGGTCGTATCAAGGCGATGTTGGCGCGTCAGCTGTGGCGTAGTGAAGGGTTTTACGAGATCATCAATGCGGAAGACCCTGTGATGAAGCGTGCTTTGCAAGAGCTGCAGAAGCAACGATGA
- the murQ gene encoding N-acetylmuramic acid 6-phosphate etherase codes for MSFIRVTEQASPYRHLEQMSVTDILTNINREDQTVPLAVQKAIPQIAQLITVIADKMLAGGRLFYMGAGTSGRLGIVDASECPPTFGVPHGLVVGIIAGGDNAIRKAVEFAEDDREQGWKDLQAYNINDKDVVIGIAASGTTPYVIGALQQCRQQGIVTGSICCNQNAPLSAAADYPVEVVVGPEFVTGSTRMKSGTAQKLVLNMISTAVMIQLGRVEDNKMVNMQLSNDKLVDRGVHMLMEQLNLSDYDQARTLLLEAGSVKKAVETYQQRQA; via the coding sequence ATGTCCTTTATCAGGGTAACAGAACAAGCGTCTCCTTACCGTCACCTGGAGCAAATGAGCGTAACAGATATATTGACAAATATCAACAGGGAAGACCAGACCGTACCCCTCGCCGTGCAGAAAGCCATACCGCAGATAGCGCAACTGATCACTGTAATCGCAGATAAAATGCTGGCAGGTGGAAGACTCTTCTATATGGGAGCAGGTACCAGCGGCAGGTTAGGGATCGTAGACGCTTCGGAATGTCCCCCCACCTTCGGTGTCCCCCACGGACTCGTAGTCGGTATCATCGCCGGCGGCGACAATGCCATCCGCAAAGCCGTAGAATTTGCAGAAGATGACCGCGAACAGGGTTGGAAAGACCTCCAGGCATATAATATCAATGATAAAGATGTAGTAATAGGCATCGCCGCCAGCGGTACCACCCCCTATGTGATCGGCGCCCTCCAGCAATGCCGGCAACAGGGCATCGTCACCGGTAGCATCTGCTGCAACCAAAACGCCCCCCTCTCCGCCGCCGCCGACTACCCCGTAGAAGTAGTGGTAGGTCCCGAATTCGTTACCGGTAGCACCCGGATGAAAAGCGGCACCGCCCAGAAACTTGTACTCAACATGATCTCCACCGCCGTAATGATCCAGCTGGGTAGGGTGGAAGACAATAAAATGGTCAACATGCAACTCAGTAACGATAAGCTGGTAGACAGAGGCGTACACATGCTCATGGAACAACTCAACCTGTCCGATTATGACCAGGCACGTACCCTCCTGTTGGAAGCCGGCAGCGTGAAAAAAGCAGTGGAAACCTATCAGCAGCGACAGGCATAG
- a CDS encoding succinate dehydrogenase cytochrome b subunit, whose product MKWSQFFNTSIGKKLLVGATGLFLCSFVLVHLAGNIQLMYDDGGKAFNAYAAFMGHNSLIQFIAWGLKIIILLHAIIAIQLTLRNRAARPVKYAMNPGNATSSWYSRQMAIMGSILFIFIVVHLSDFWWKFHYGAVPMAEYDGEQLKDLYTTVQYAFKEPVIVLLYVIGMIALSFHLIHGFKSAFQTFGLNHVKYNGLINFVGVWLFGVAIPVGFAIIPLYIYFK is encoded by the coding sequence ATGAAGTGGTCACAATTCTTCAACACCTCTATCGGTAAGAAATTATTAGTAGGGGCTACCGGTCTGTTCTTATGTAGTTTTGTCTTGGTGCACCTCGCCGGTAATATCCAGCTAATGTACGATGACGGCGGTAAGGCATTTAATGCTTACGCTGCATTTATGGGCCACAACAGTCTCATCCAGTTTATCGCCTGGGGCCTCAAGATCATTATCCTGCTGCATGCTATCATCGCCATCCAACTGACATTGCGCAACAGAGCAGCCCGCCCTGTAAAGTACGCTATGAACCCCGGTAACGCTACCTCCTCCTGGTACAGCCGCCAAATGGCAATCATGGGTAGTATCCTTTTCATCTTCATCGTAGTGCATCTCTCCGACTTCTGGTGGAAATTCCACTACGGCGCGGTACCCATGGCTGAATACGACGGCGAACAACTGAAAGATCTGTACACTACCGTACAGTATGCCTTCAAAGAACCCGTGATCGTGCTGCTGTATGTAATTGGTATGATCGCATTGTCTTTTCACCTCATTCACGGCTTCAAAAGCGCGTTCCAGACTTTTGGCCTGAACCATGTAAAATATAACGGATTGATCAACTTCGTTGGCGTATGGCTCTTTGGCGTCGCTATCCCCGTTGGTTTCGCCATTATTCCGTTGTATATATATTTCAAATAA
- a CDS encoding N-acetylglucosamine kinase, giving the protein MSGNVKLIADSGSTKTDWCLLTNGQPVRYQTQGISPYFQDATQIRAIIEQELFPQLPAGTTIGEVYYYGTGCMYPKNAELLQGVLTAVWPDIIIQVSHDLMAAARGLCGHEPGVACILGTGSNSCYYNGTDIVKNNPGLGFILGDEGSGAYLGKKLLQYYLYHSLDEELRIRFDAKYNTTKDEILENTYRKPMANRYLAGFSTFLSENRGHFMIENILEDGLNEFFFNHIYKYRESWTQPLHFTGSIAWHFGDIIRELCELYELQLGQILRSPLDGLISYHR; this is encoded by the coding sequence ATGTCTGGAAATGTAAAGCTGATAGCAGATAGTGGCTCCACAAAAACAGATTGGTGCCTCCTTACAAATGGTCAGCCTGTAAGATATCAGACACAGGGTATCAGCCCCTACTTTCAGGATGCTACCCAGATCAGGGCAATAATCGAGCAGGAACTGTTCCCGCAACTGCCCGCAGGCACCACCATTGGCGAAGTATATTACTACGGTACCGGCTGTATGTATCCGAAGAATGCTGAACTGTTACAAGGCGTACTCACCGCCGTATGGCCCGATATCATCATTCAGGTCTCCCACGACCTGATGGCAGCCGCCAGAGGACTATGCGGCCACGAACCCGGTGTCGCTTGTATATTAGGGACCGGCTCCAACTCCTGCTATTATAACGGAACGGATATCGTCAAGAATAATCCTGGCCTGGGGTTCATCCTCGGAGACGAAGGCAGTGGCGCCTACCTGGGCAAAAAACTGCTACAGTACTACCTGTATCACTCCCTCGACGAAGAACTACGCATCCGTTTCGACGCAAAGTATAACACAACGAAAGACGAAATACTGGAAAATACCTATCGCAAACCAATGGCCAATCGCTACCTGGCAGGATTTAGCACCTTCCTCTCAGAAAATCGTGGACATTTCATGATCGAAAATATCCTCGAAGATGGCCTCAACGAATTTTTCTTCAATCATATTTACAAATACCGGGAAAGCTGGACCCAGCCACTCCATTTCACCGGCAGCATTGCCTGGCACTTCGGCGATATCATCCGCGAACTGTGCGAACTCTATGAGCTTCAGCTGGGCCAGATATTACGCAGCCCGCTCGACGGATTGATCAGCTATCACCGCTAA
- a CDS encoding Gfo/Idh/MocA family protein — protein sequence MSDQSRRKFIKQLGSTAALLGAGSLAALAKDGTPIEILKPDHRVSANDKIRIACVGMGIMGFGDVQTAIRVPGVELVGVADLYDGHLTRSKEVFGKDIFTTRDYRELLERKDIDAIIVATPDHWHDTISIAAMEKGKAVYCEKPMVQQIEEGHKVIETQRRTKAVFQVGSQRVSSIAMAEAKKRYEAGDIGQLNVVEARMDRHSALGAWQYSIPPDASPKTMDFDTFLKDTAKVPFDPVRFFRWRNYQAYGTGVPGDLFVHLITGLHFITGSLGPERIYASGNLVQWKDGRDVPDVVVAIMDYPATKEHPAFQMTLRVNFADGGGGSEFTRLIGTEGVMEMGWNDFKLKKHRLPQAPGYGGWDLYNTFPKAQQEEFVRQYNAKYPPETRKGDTTESAFAAPPGYDDRYAHFVNFFESMRTGKTVVEDATFGLRAAGPALAVNESYFKKKIIQWDPKQMKIV from the coding sequence ATGTCTGATCAATCCCGCAGAAAGTTTATCAAACAACTGGGGAGCACAGCCGCTCTCCTGGGTGCCGGTTCCCTCGCCGCACTCGCAAAAGATGGTACCCCCATCGAAATATTAAAACCCGATCACCGCGTATCAGCCAATGATAAGATAAGAATAGCCTGTGTCGGAATGGGCATCATGGGCTTCGGCGACGTACAGACCGCCATCCGCGTACCAGGCGTAGAACTGGTTGGCGTAGCAGACCTCTACGATGGCCATCTCACCCGCTCCAAAGAAGTGTTCGGTAAAGACATATTCACTACCCGTGATTACAGAGAGCTGCTGGAACGTAAAGATATCGATGCCATCATCGTCGCTACACCGGACCATTGGCATGATACCATCTCTATCGCCGCCATGGAAAAAGGAAAAGCAGTATACTGCGAAAAACCTATGGTACAGCAGATCGAAGAAGGCCATAAAGTGATCGAAACACAACGTCGTACCAAAGCTGTCTTCCAGGTAGGTAGCCAACGTGTATCCAGCATCGCCATGGCAGAAGCCAAAAAGAGATACGAAGCAGGCGACATCGGACAACTGAATGTCGTGGAAGCTCGCATGGATCGTCATAGCGCACTCGGCGCCTGGCAGTACTCCATCCCGCCGGATGCCTCCCCTAAAACGATGGACTTCGATACCTTCCTGAAAGATACCGCCAAAGTACCCTTCGATCCCGTACGTTTCTTCCGCTGGCGTAACTACCAGGCCTACGGCACCGGCGTACCCGGCGACCTGTTCGTACACCTCATCACCGGATTACACTTTATCACCGGCTCCCTCGGCCCTGAACGTATATATGCCAGTGGTAACCTGGTACAATGGAAAGATGGCCGCGATGTCCCCGACGTAGTAGTAGCTATTATGGACTATCCCGCCACCAAAGAACACCCGGCATTTCAGATGACCCTCCGGGTTAACTTTGCTGATGGCGGCGGCGGTAGCGAATTTACCCGCCTGATAGGTACTGAAGGTGTCATGGAAATGGGCTGGAATGACTTTAAGCTGAAAAAACACCGGCTACCACAAGCACCCGGATATGGTGGATGGGATCTTTATAACACCTTCCCCAAAGCACAACAGGAAGAGTTCGTACGGCAATACAATGCTAAATACCCGCCGGAAACCCGTAAAGGAGATACCACAGAAAGCGCATTTGCCGCCCCTCCGGGCTACGACGACAGGTACGCACACTTCGTGAACTTCTTCGAGTCAATGCGTACAGGCAAGACCGTGGTAGAAGATGCCACTTTCGGCCTCCGTGCCGCAGGACCTGCACTCGCCGTTAATGAAAGCTATTTTAAAAAGAAGATCATCCAATGGGATCCAAAACAGATGAAGATCGTATAA
- a CDS encoding fumarate reductase/succinate dehydrogenase flavoprotein subunit: protein MLNAKIPAGPLDKKWEDYKGHCKLVNPANKRNLEVIIVGTGLAGASAAASLGELGYKVKAFCFQDSARRAHSIAAQGGINAAKNYQNDGDSVFRLFYDTVKGGDYRAREANVHRLAEVSANIIDQCVAQGVPFAREYGGLLSNRSFGGTQVQRTFYAAGQTGQQLLLGAYSALERQVALGNVKLYNRHEMLDVVTIDGKARGIIARDLVSGKLERHFGHAVLLCSGGYGNVFFLSTNAMGSNVTAAWKAHKKGAYFGNPCFTQIHPTCIPVSGEHQSKLTLMSESLRNDGRIWVPKKKDDNRKAADIPEDERDYYLERRYPAFGNLVPRDVASRAAKERCDAGYGVGSSKQAVYLDYASAIIRYGQIEAGKRQLSNASDDEIRKLGKEVVAEKYGNLFDMYAKITGENPYEVPMRIYPAVHYTMGGLWVDYELMTSVPGLYALGEANFSDHGANRLGASALMQGLADGYFVIPYTVGNYLADEIRTKAIPTDHPAFVEAEQKAKATIDQLMGIQGSRSVDYFHKKLGKIMWDKCGMARNEAGLKEAIEEIKALRAEFWKDVRIPGSADEFNPELEKAGRVADFLELGELMCLDALNRRESCGGHFREESQTEDGEALRHDDQFSYVAAWEYKGDSHYELHKEDLEFVECKPTQRSYK, encoded by the coding sequence ATGTTGAATGCAAAAATTCCTGCCGGCCCGTTAGATAAAAAATGGGAAGACTATAAAGGACATTGTAAGCTGGTAAACCCTGCCAACAAACGTAACCTCGAGGTGATCATTGTGGGTACCGGCCTGGCAGGCGCTTCAGCAGCGGCGTCACTGGGTGAATTAGGTTATAAGGTGAAAGCATTTTGCTTCCAGGATAGTGCCCGCCGTGCACATAGCATCGCTGCCCAAGGGGGTATCAATGCTGCCAAAAACTATCAAAATGACGGAGACTCTGTCTTCCGTCTCTTTTATGATACCGTAAAAGGTGGTGACTATCGCGCCCGTGAGGCCAACGTACACCGCCTGGCAGAAGTAAGTGCCAATATCATCGACCAATGCGTAGCACAAGGTGTACCCTTCGCTCGCGAATACGGCGGCCTGCTCAGCAACCGCTCCTTCGGTGGTACCCAGGTACAACGTACCTTCTACGCTGCCGGCCAGACTGGTCAACAGCTCCTGCTAGGCGCCTACTCCGCCCTCGAACGCCAGGTAGCACTCGGCAATGTAAAGCTCTATAACCGCCACGAAATGCTCGACGTCGTAACCATCGACGGCAAAGCCCGCGGTATCATCGCCCGCGACCTCGTATCCGGTAAACTGGAACGCCACTTTGGTCATGCCGTATTACTCTGCAGCGGCGGATACGGAAACGTATTTTTCCTGTCTACCAACGCTATGGGCTCTAACGTAACAGCCGCCTGGAAAGCACATAAAAAAGGTGCTTACTTCGGTAACCCTTGCTTTACGCAGATCCACCCTACCTGTATCCCCGTTTCCGGTGAGCACCAATCCAAACTGACCCTCATGTCAGAATCACTGCGTAACGACGGTCGTATCTGGGTACCTAAGAAAAAAGACGATAATCGCAAAGCCGCCGACATACCCGAAGACGAAAGAGATTACTACCTCGAAAGAAGATATCCGGCCTTCGGTAACCTCGTACCTCGTGACGTGGCCTCCCGCGCCGCTAAAGAAAGATGCGATGCAGGCTACGGCGTGGGTAGCTCCAAACAGGCCGTATACCTCGATTACGCTTCCGCGATCATCCGCTACGGCCAGATCGAAGCAGGTAAACGCCAGCTGAGCAACGCCAGCGACGACGAAATACGCAAACTGGGTAAAGAAGTGGTAGCCGAAAAATACGGTAACCTGTTCGACATGTACGCCAAAATCACCGGCGAAAATCCATACGAAGTGCCCATGCGTATCTATCCCGCCGTACACTATACCATGGGCGGCCTCTGGGTAGACTATGAACTGATGACCTCCGTGCCTGGCCTCTACGCACTGGGTGAAGCTAACTTCTCCGATCACGGTGCTAACCGCCTCGGTGCCTCCGCACTCATGCAAGGCCTCGCTGATGGTTACTTCGTTATACCTTACACTGTCGGTAACTACCTGGCAGACGAAATCCGTACCAAAGCCATCCCTACCGATCACCCCGCATTCGTAGAAGCAGAACAGAAAGCAAAAGCTACCATCGACCAGCTTATGGGCATCCAGGGTAGCCGCTCTGTAGACTACTTCCACAAAAAATTGGGTAAGATCATGTGGGACAAATGCGGTATGGCACGTAATGAAGCCGGCCTTAAAGAAGCCATCGAAGAGATCAAAGCCCTCCGCGCTGAATTCTGGAAAGACGTACGTATCCCCGGCTCCGCCGACGAATTCAACCCGGAACTGGAAAAAGCCGGCCGCGTAGCCGACTTCCTCGAACTGGGTGAACTGATGTGCCTCGATGCCCTCAACCGCCGCGAATCCTGCGGAGGTCACTTCCGCGAAGAATCGCAGACCGAAGATGGAGAAGCGCTCCGTCACGATGACCAGTTCAGCTATGTAGCCGCCTGGGAATACAAAGGAGACAGCCACTACGAATTGCACAAAGAAGATCTCGAATTCGTTGAGTGTAAACCTACTCAGCGTTCTTACAAATAA
- a CDS encoding succinate dehydrogenase/fumarate reductase iron-sulfur subunit, with the protein MEHYNMNLTLKVWRQKNKTDQGRFETYDVKDISSEMSFLEMFDVLNERLINEGKEPIAFDHDCREGICGMCSMHINGRAHGPWQGTTTCQLHMRAFKNGDTITVEPWRAAAFPVIKDLTVDRGAFDRIIEAGGYISVNTGNAVDANAIPIDKTKADAAFAAAACIGCGACVAACKNSSAMLFVSAKVSQLALLPQGLPERTSRALNMVAQMDKEAFGSCTNTGACEAECPKEISLTNIARLNREFIRAGFTSEK; encoded by the coding sequence ATGGAACATTATAATATGAATCTCACACTTAAAGTGTGGAGACAAAAAAATAAAACAGATCAGGGCCGTTTTGAAACATACGACGTGAAAGATATCTCCTCCGAAATGTCTTTCCTGGAAATGTTTGATGTGTTGAATGAAAGACTGATCAACGAAGGAAAAGAGCCGATCGCATTCGACCACGACTGCCGCGAAGGTATCTGTGGTATGTGCTCCATGCATATTAATGGCCGCGCACATGGTCCATGGCAAGGTACTACCACCTGCCAGCTCCACATGCGTGCCTTTAAAAATGGAGACACCATCACCGTAGAACCCTGGAGAGCCGCCGCTTTCCCGGTTATTAAAGACCTCACCGTAGACCGTGGTGCATTCGACCGCATCATCGAAGCGGGGGGTTATATCTCCGTAAACACCGGTAACGCAGTAGACGCAAATGCCATCCCTATCGATAAGACCAAAGCAGATGCCGCCTTCGCAGCAGCTGCCTGTATCGGTTGCGGCGCTTGCGTGGCAGCGTGTAAAAACTCCTCTGCCATGCTCTTCGTATCCGCTAAGGTATCCCAGCTGGCACTGCTACCGCAAGGCCTGCCCGAGCGCACCTCCCGTGCCCTCAACATGGTAGCACAAATGGATAAAGAAGCCTTCGGCAGCTGTACCAACACCGGCGCCTGCGAAGCAGAATGCCCGAAAGAAATATCGCTGACCAACATCGCCCGCCTCAACCGCGAGTTTATCCGCGCCGGCTTCACCTCAGAAAAATAA